The following coding sequences lie in one Miscanthus floridulus cultivar M001 chromosome 9, ASM1932011v1, whole genome shotgun sequence genomic window:
- the LOC136481148 gene encoding scarecrow-like protein 34 produces MASICRTYSVCSQAGRVAPPEVRLTGIDNPLFGFHPGQIIEETRRRLSDCARQFRVPFKFCAIASEFEAVCAEDLDIDPDEVLVVISHFCFKNLMDESAIVDRPNPRDMVLKNITKMRPKVFIHVIVNGSYRGAFFVSRFREALNNFAAVFGAMDTIMLQENQNRLLAEQWLATCAMNIVACEGMDRVSRPHNYKQWQMRSERAGLRQLPLDPDLVQMCKDKVKKEYRKNIVIYRIDF; encoded by the coding sequence ATGGCTTCCATTTGCCGGACCTACTCCGTATGCTCTCAAGCAGGGAGGGTGGCCCCCCCAGAGGTAAGGCTCACCGGCATTGATAATCCGCTGTTTGGGTTCCATCCGGGCCAGATCATTGAGGAGACAAGGCGCCGCCTCAGTGACTGTGCTCGTCAGTTTAGGGTCCCGTTCAAGTTCTGTGCCATCGCCTCAGAATTTGAGGCTGTCTGTGCTGAGGACCTGGACATTGATCCCGATGAGGTGCTTGTTGTCATCTCCCATTTCTGTTTCAAAAACTTGATGGATGAGAGTGCCATTGTCGATAGGCCAAACCCCAGAGACATGGTTCTAAAAAACATCACCAAGATGAGGCCAAAAGTGTTCATCCATGTCATCGTCAATGGATCATATAGGGGGGCTTTCTTTGTGTCAAGGTTCCGTGAGGCGCTCAACAACTTTGCTGCAGTGTTCGGTGCGATGGACACCATTATGCTGCAGGAAAACCAGAACAGGCTGCTGGCTGAGCAGTGGTTAGCAACGTGCGCCATGAACATCGTCGCGTGTGAGGGTATGGACCGTGTGTCACGGCCTCACAACTACAAGCAGTGGCAGATGAGGAGCGAACGAGCAGGGCTGAGGCAGCTGCCATTGGATCCGGACTTGGTTCAGATGTGCAAAGACAAGGTGAAGAAGGAATACCGCAAAAACATCGTGATCTAtagaatcgatttttag